From Elephas maximus indicus isolate mEleMax1 chromosome 1, mEleMax1 primary haplotype, whole genome shotgun sequence, a single genomic window includes:
- the CCDC28A gene encoding coiled-coil domain-containing protein 28A isoform X2, which translates to MEERKVKRRSPKSFSAHSTQVVNAKKNAIPVSKSTGFSNPATQSTSQRPKLKRVMKDKTRPQGGEGKGAQSTPIQHSFLTDVSDVQEMERGLLSLLNDFHSGKLQAFGNECSIEQMEHVREMQEKLARLNLELYGELEELPEDKRKTASDANLDRLLSDLEELNSSIQKLHLADAQDVPNASTS; encoded by the exons ATGGAAGagaggaaagtgaagaggaggagCCCTAAGTCTTTTAGTGCCCACTCTACTCAGGTTGTTAATGCCAAAAAAAATGCCATTCCAGTTAGTAaaagcacagggttttcaaatccTGCAACACAGTCAACTTCACAGCGACCAAAGTTAAAAAG AGTGATGAAAGACAAGACAAGACCTCAGGGtggagaggggaaaggtgctcagtcAACTCCGATTCAGCACTCCTTTCTCACCGACGTCTCCGATGTGCAAGAGATGGAGAGGGGCCTCCTAAGCCTTTTGAATGATTTCCACTCTGGAAAACTTCAAGCATTTG GAAATGAGTGTTCCATTGAACAGATGGAACATGTTCGGGAAATGCAGGAGAAATTAGCTCGCTTGAATTTGGAGCTTTATGGGGAGTTAGAAGAACTTCCTGAGGATAAGAGAAAAACAGCCAGTGACGCCAATCTGGATAGGCTTCTGTCCGAT TTAGAAGAATTGAATTCTTCCAT ACAAAAACTCCATCTGGCAGATGCACAGGATGTTCCAAATGCTTCTACCAGTTAA
- the CCDC28A gene encoding coiled-coil domain-containing protein 28A isoform X1, whose amino-acid sequence MEERKVKRRSPKSFSAHSTQVVNAKKNAIPVSKSTGFSNPATQSTSQRPKLKRVMKDKTRPQGGEGKGAQSTPIQHSFLTDVSDVQEMERGLLSLLNDFHSGKLQAFGNECSIEQMEHVREMQEKLARLNLELYGELEELPEDKRKTASDANLDRLLSDLEELNSSISDKNSIWQMHRMFQMLLPVKMKYSLLSCDLKKSSVLYFSS is encoded by the exons ATGGAAGagaggaaagtgaagaggaggagCCCTAAGTCTTTTAGTGCCCACTCTACTCAGGTTGTTAATGCCAAAAAAAATGCCATTCCAGTTAGTAaaagcacagggttttcaaatccTGCAACACAGTCAACTTCACAGCGACCAAAGTTAAAAAG AGTGATGAAAGACAAGACAAGACCTCAGGGtggagaggggaaaggtgctcagtcAACTCCGATTCAGCACTCCTTTCTCACCGACGTCTCCGATGTGCAAGAGATGGAGAGGGGCCTCCTAAGCCTTTTGAATGATTTCCACTCTGGAAAACTTCAAGCATTTG GAAATGAGTGTTCCATTGAACAGATGGAACATGTTCGGGAAATGCAGGAGAAATTAGCTCGCTTGAATTTGGAGCTTTATGGGGAGTTAGAAGAACTTCCTGAGGATAAGAGAAAAACAGCCAGTGACGCCAATCTGGATAGGCTTCTGTCCGAT TTAGAAGAATTGAATTCTTCCAT TTCAGACAAAAACTCCATCTGGCAGATGCACAGGATGTTCCAAATGCTTCTACCAGTTAAAATGAAGTACAGTTTGCTTTCTTGTGATTTGAAGAAAAGCAGTGTTCTTTACTTTTCCAGCTGA